One window of the Ideonella sp. WA131b genome contains the following:
- the nuoF gene encoding NADH-quinone oxidoreductase subunit NuoF, translated as MNPTLDLSKFQAKGTESCFHDRHIGAQIYAGLDGRNWRYADYVARGGYSALKKILGLDGGPGMTQDQVIAEVKASALRGRGGAGFPTGLKWSFMPRAFPGAKYLVCNSDEGEPGTCKDRDILAYNPHIVIEGMAIAAYAMGIKTGYNYIHGEIFEIYERFEQALDEARTAGMLGDRIGGSDFCFQLHAFHGFGAYICGEETALLESLEGKKGQPRFKPPFPASFGLYGKPTTINNTETFAAVPWIINHGGQAYLECGKPNNGGTKIFSVVGDVNKPGNFEIPLGTPFAKLLELAGGVKGGSLKAVIPGGSSAPVLPANIMMDLTMDYDAIAKAGSMLGSGAVIVMNDTRCMVKSLLRLSYFYQHESCGQCTPCREGTGWLWRVIHRIEHGQGRADDLALLDSVSANIKGRTICALGDAAAMPVEGMLKHFRDEFAHHIEHKTCAVPQTA; from the coding sequence ATGAACCCCACGCTCGACCTGTCGAAGTTCCAGGCCAAGGGCACGGAGAGCTGCTTCCACGACCGCCACATCGGCGCGCAGATCTACGCGGGGCTGGATGGTCGCAACTGGCGCTACGCCGATTACGTGGCGCGTGGCGGCTACTCGGCGCTGAAGAAGATCCTCGGCCTGGACGGCGGCCCGGGGATGACGCAGGATCAGGTCATCGCCGAGGTCAAGGCCAGCGCGCTGCGCGGCCGCGGGGGCGCAGGCTTCCCCACGGGCCTGAAGTGGAGCTTCATGCCGCGCGCCTTTCCGGGCGCGAAGTACCTGGTGTGCAACTCCGACGAGGGCGAGCCCGGCACCTGCAAGGACCGCGACATCCTCGCCTACAACCCGCACATCGTCATCGAGGGCATGGCCATCGCCGCTTATGCGATGGGCATCAAGACGGGCTACAACTACATCCACGGCGAGATCTTCGAGATCTACGAGCGCTTTGAGCAGGCGCTGGACGAGGCCCGCACCGCCGGCATGCTGGGCGACCGCATCGGTGGCAGCGACTTCTGCTTCCAGCTGCACGCCTTCCACGGCTTCGGCGCCTACATCTGCGGCGAAGAGACCGCGCTGCTCGAAAGCCTCGAGGGCAAGAAGGGCCAGCCGCGCTTCAAGCCGCCGTTCCCGGCGAGCTTCGGCCTCTACGGCAAGCCCACCACCATCAACAACACCGAGACCTTCGCCGCGGTGCCGTGGATCATCAACCACGGCGGCCAGGCCTACCTCGAGTGCGGCAAACCCAACAACGGCGGCACCAAGATCTTCAGCGTGGTGGGCGACGTCAACAAGCCCGGCAACTTCGAGATCCCGCTGGGCACGCCGTTTGCCAAGCTGCTGGAGCTGGCCGGCGGCGTGAAGGGCGGCTCGCTCAAGGCCGTGATCCCCGGTGGTTCGTCGGCCCCGGTGCTGCCCGCGAACATCATGATGGACCTGACGATGGACTACGACGCCATCGCCAAGGCAGGCTCCATGCTGGGCTCGGGCGCGGTCATCGTCATGAACGACACCCGCTGCATGGTGAAGAGCCTGCTGCGCCTGTCGTACTTCTACCAGCACGAGAGCTGCGGCCAGTGCACGCCCTGCCGCGAGGGCACGGGCTGGCTGTGGCGGGTGATCCACCGCATCGAGCACGGCCAGGGCCGGGCCGACGACCTGGCGCTGCTCGACAGCGTGTCGGCCAACATCAAGGGTCGCACGATCTGCGCCTTGGGTGACGCCGCCGCCATGCCGGTTGAAGGCATGCTCAAGCATTTCCGCGACGAGTTCGCGCACCACATCGAGCACAAGACCTGCGCTGTGCCGCAGACCGCGTAG
- a CDS encoding NAD(P)H-dependent oxidoreductase subunit E codes for MHLSDATRARFDREVAKYPPEQKVSAVMACLAIVQQEQGWVSTEAEDAIAAYLGMPPIAVHEVTTFYNMYNQQPVGRFKLNVCTNLPCALRDGEQALQHVCKRLGVEPYGTTADGTFTVQPSECLGACADAPVMLVNDRQMLSFMTNERLDELLDFLKAQPQ; via the coding sequence ATGCATTTGAGCGATGCCACGAGAGCACGGTTCGACCGTGAGGTGGCGAAGTACCCACCCGAGCAAAAGGTCTCGGCCGTGATGGCCTGTCTGGCCATCGTGCAGCAGGAGCAGGGCTGGGTCAGCACCGAGGCCGAGGACGCGATCGCCGCGTACCTGGGCATGCCACCGATTGCGGTGCACGAGGTGACGACCTTCTACAACATGTACAACCAGCAGCCGGTGGGGCGCTTCAAGCTCAACGTCTGCACCAACCTGCCGTGCGCGCTGCGCGATGGCGAACAGGCGCTGCAACACGTGTGCAAGCGGCTGGGCGTCGAGCCCTACGGCACCACGGCCGACGGCACCTTCACCGTGCAGCCCAGCGAGTGCCTGGGCGCCTGCGCCGACGCGCCGGTGATGCTGGTCAACGACCGCCAGATGCTCAGCTTCATGACCAACGAGCGCCTGGACGAGCTGCTCGATTTCCTGAAGGCGCAGCCCCAATGA
- a CDS encoding NADH-quinone oxidoreductase subunit D: MAEIKNYTLNFGPQHPAAHGVLRLVLELDGEVIQRADPHIGLLHRATEKLAEQKTYIQSLPYMDRLDYVSMMANEHAYCLAIEKLLGIEVPERAQYIRVMYAELTRLLNHLLWLGCHGLDCGAMNILIYCFREREDIFDMYEAVSGARMHAAYFRPGGVYRDLPERMPQYQVSRIKNEKAIKALNANRQGSLLDFIDDFCQRFPKNVDDYETLLTDNRIWKQRTVGVGVVSPERALNLGFTGAMLRGSGIAWDLRKQQPYDVYDRMDFDVPVGVNGDTYDRYLVRVEEMRQSNRIVRQCVDWLRANPGPVITDNHKVAPPSRVDMKSNMEELIHHFKLFTEGMHVPEGEAYAAVEHPKGEFGIYIVSDGANKPYRLKIRPPGFVHLAALDEMARGHMIADAVAIIGTMDVVFGEIDR; the protein is encoded by the coding sequence ATGGCTGAGATCAAGAACTACACCCTGAACTTCGGGCCCCAGCACCCGGCCGCGCACGGCGTGCTGCGCTTGGTGCTCGAGCTCGACGGCGAGGTCATCCAGCGCGCCGACCCGCACATCGGCCTGCTGCACCGCGCCACCGAGAAGCTGGCCGAGCAGAAGACCTACATCCAGAGCCTGCCCTACATGGACCGCCTCGACTACGTGTCGATGATGGCCAACGAGCACGCCTACTGCCTGGCCATCGAAAAGCTGCTGGGCATCGAGGTGCCCGAGCGCGCGCAGTACATCCGCGTCATGTACGCCGAGCTGACAAGGCTGCTCAACCATCTGCTGTGGCTGGGCTGCCATGGCCTCGACTGCGGGGCCATGAACATCCTCATCTACTGCTTCCGCGAGCGTGAGGACATCTTCGACATGTACGAGGCGGTGTCGGGCGCGCGCATGCACGCGGCCTACTTCCGCCCGGGCGGCGTCTACCGCGACCTGCCCGAGCGCATGCCGCAGTACCAGGTGAGCCGCATCAAGAACGAGAAGGCCATCAAGGCGCTCAACGCCAATCGCCAGGGCAGCCTGCTGGACTTCATCGACGATTTCTGCCAACGCTTTCCGAAGAACGTCGACGACTACGAGACCCTGCTCACCGACAACCGGATCTGGAAGCAGCGCACGGTGGGCGTGGGCGTCGTGAGCCCGGAGCGCGCGCTGAACCTCGGCTTCACCGGCGCGATGCTGCGGGGCAGCGGCATTGCGTGGGATCTCCGCAAGCAGCAGCCCTACGACGTCTACGACCGCATGGACTTCGATGTGCCCGTGGGCGTGAACGGCGACACCTACGATCGCTACCTCGTGCGCGTGGAGGAGATGCGGCAGAGCAACCGCATCGTCAGGCAGTGCGTGGACTGGCTGCGCGCCAACCCCGGCCCTGTGATCACCGACAACCACAAGGTGGCGCCGCCCTCGCGCGTGGACATGAAGTCCAACATGGAGGAGCTGATTCACCACTTCAAGCTGTTCACCGAGGGCATGCACGTGCCCGAGGGCGAAGCCTACGCCGCGGTGGAGCACCCCAAGGGTGAGTTTGGCATCTACATCGTGAGCGACGGGGCCAACAAGCCCTACCGGCTGAAGATCCGCCCGCCCGGCTTCGTGCACCTGGCCGCGCTCGACGAGATGGCACGCGGCCACATGATCGCCGACGCGGTGGCAATCATTGGCACGATGGACGTCGTGTTTGGCGAGATCGATCGATGA